The Paraburkholderia caffeinilytica genome segment TCAACAGCCCGCAGACCGTCAGCGCAAAGACGTGATAAAGCGGCAGCGCGACAACCGTAATGAACTGATCGATGTCCGTGCGGTTAGCGCGAACCGGATCGAGCCAGATTTCCGACTGCAGCACGTTGGCGATCAGATTCCGGTGCAAAAGCGTCGCGCCCTTGGCCACGCCGGTCGTGCCGCCCGTGTACTGGAGAAACGCGACGTCGTCCGGACCTTGCTGGACTGGCTTGAAACTCTGGCGGCCGCCCTCGGCGATTGCCACGTTGAACTTGATGTGGCCGGGCAGACTCCACGCCGGCACCATCTTCTTCACGCGCCGCACGACGAAGTTCACCAACGCGCCCTTGACGCCCATCAGATCGCCCATTGCGGCGACGACAACGTGCTTGACCGACGTATTGCGCACGATCGACTGCAGCGTGACAGCGAAGTTTTCGAGCAGGATGATCGCTTCCGCACCGCTGTCCTTGAGCTGATGCTCGAGCTCCCGCGGTGTGTAGAGCGGGTTCACATTCACCACCACGTAGCCCGCGCGCAGGATCGCAGCAATCGCGACGGGATACTGCAGCACGTTCGGCATCATGATCGCGATGCGCGCGCCGCGGACAAGGCCCTTTGACTGAAACCACGCGGCCAGCTTGCGCGAGAGCGCGTCGAGCTCGCCGTAGCTGATCTCCTTGCCCATGCAGACGAACGCCGGTTTTGCGCGGTGGTCACGGAAAGCTTCTTCAAGCAGTTCGGCGACCGACGAATACCGAGTCGGGTCAATCTCTGCGGGAACGCCGGGCGGATAAGATTTCAGCCAGATTTTGTCCATGCAGCGTCTCCTCCTTTATTTTCGAATGGTCGTGCTAAAAACGCATCGTAGCATGGGCATCCCGTTGCTATTCGCGAAAAGCGGCTAGGTTAGACTGCAGCCTCGAACCCGTTGCGGGCCGTTGCCACGGGATTTTTAAACCTGTTTTCAGGCACGTTCGACTTCGACGAGGCAGTCGTAGAACGTGGCCGAGCCGCCCAGATCGGTGAGCGCCTGGCTGGTGACCTGATTGGCGTTTCGGCCGTCAGGGGCGAGCTTCTTCCACCAGATCGACAGGCCGACTACGAGGCCTTTGCGTGTCTTGTCGGTGACACGGGCGCGCGCCTGCATCGCGCCGCGGTCGTTGAATATGCGCACCTGGTCACCGTTGGCGATGTTTCGCTGTTGCGCGTCGGCCGGGTGGATGTCCAGATGCGGCTCGCCCTCCGTTGAGCGCAGGCTTTCGATGTTCACAAAGGTGCTGTTCAGGAAGTTGCGGGCAGGCGGCGAGATCATCGCAAGCGGGTAACGAGCGGCGAGTTCGGGCGCACCGTCTTCGGACTCGTAAGGCGGCAGGTAGTCGGGCAACGGATCGAGTCCCTGCTGCGCGAGGCGCTCACTGAAGAACTCGCACTTGCCGGACGGCGTGCGAAAGCCACCCTCGGCGAATGGCGCGTCCGGCAGGTTCAGCGCTGCCCAGCCGGTTTTCTTTAACGAGTCCCAGTTGACGCCTTTGAGGGTCTTGTCGTTCCAGCGGAAAGCCGACTGTGCAATAGCATCGTCGCTCTCGTAAAGCGCCGGCTCCTGCAGGCCCATGTGACGCGCCAGGCCGCGAAAGATCTCCGTGTTGGGGCGTGCATCGCCGACCGGCGCGATCGCCGGCAGGTTGACCATCACGTGAGTGTGTCCGTACGACTTGTGCACGTCGAGGTGCTCCAACTGCGTTGTGGCAGGCAGAAGCAGATCGGCGTAGTCCGCGGTATCGGTCTGAAAGTGCTCGAGGACAATCGTGAACAGGTCTTCACGTGCAAAACCTGCGGCGACTCGTTCAGAGTCCGGCGCGACCGCCACCGGATTCGAGTTATAGACAATGATCGCCTCGACTTTCGGGCCGAACGCGACATCGCCGGGGTGCAGCAGCGCGTCGCCAATGGCGTTCATATTGATGACGCGCGAAGTCCGGGTGGGCCAGCCCGGCATCAGGTCCGGGCGCTGCAACGCGTGCGAATCCACCGGCGCCCACCCGCCCGAAGATAGCAGCACACCACCCGCTCGCTCGCGCCATGCACCTGTCAGCGAAGGTAAGCAGGCAATGGCGCGCACAGCGTTACCGCCGCCGCGCACCCGCTGCAAGCCATAGTTCATCCGGATCGCGGCCTTTTTCGTGCCGCCGTAAAGACGCGCGAGATCGACAATCGCCTGCTCGTCGACACCGCAAATTTGAGCAACACGTGACGGCGGATAGCTGAACGCACGCGCCTTGAGTTCGTCGAAACCCAGCGTATGAGCAGCGATGTAGGCGTGATCGAGCAGATTTTCTGCGATCAACACGTTGATCATGCCTAGCGCTAGAGCACCGTCGGTTCCGGGTCTCAGTGCAATGTGCTGGTGGCATTTTTCCGCCGTCAGCGACCGGTACGGATCGATCGCGATCAGTCGCGCACCGCGACGTTTGGCCTCCTGGGCACGTGTCCAGAAGTGCAGGTTCGACGCAATGGGATTCGAGCCCCAGATCAGGATGACCTCGCTCTCGGCGAAAAACTCGGTGAGCATGCCGAGGCTGGCGCCGTAGGTGTATTTCAGCCCCGCCGCACCGGCTGCTGCACAGATCGTGCGGTCTAACTGCGACGCTCCGAGTTTGTGAAAGAACCGCTGCGCGATGCTGTCGCCCTGAACCAGGCCCATTGTGCCGGCGTAGCTATACGGCACGATGGCTTCTGGCGCCCGGTTCGCTATCTCCGACAGGCGCGCTGCAGCCAGCTCGAGCGCCTCATCCCAGCTGATCGGCTCAAAACGGCCTTCGCCTTTGCGGCCGACGCGTTTCATCGGTGTCGTCAACCGGTGCGGATGGTGCACCCGCTCGGCATAGCGACTGACTTTGGTACACAGCGCGCCTTGAGTCGGCGGGTGATCGGGATCGCCGACGACCTTGATCGCCCTTCCGCCTTCGACGGTCACGCGCATCGCGCAAGTATCGGGGCAATCGTGCGGGCACACTGCGCGGGCGAATTCAGTCGGAGCATTCATTGGCGATCCGTCCAGGAGAGCGGCAAACGGTGGGGCAATCCCGAATTTTATTACGGCTGTTGGCCGGTGATCCGCCCGGTGCCGCCAAAAACGCCTTCGGCGTAGAATCGGTTATCAACGTGCCCGGGCGATACGGCCCCGAGCGACTCCACGCAAAGCAAAGCACAAGCGCACCATCATGAAACTGATCCCGGAAATTCAGGCCGCCCACGGCGAAATTCAGACCCTTCGACGAACAATTCATGCCCACCCTGAGTTGCGTTACGAAGAAACGGTAACAGCAGATCTGGTTGCGAGGACACTTGAGTCCTGGGGCATCGAAACTCATCGCGGGTTGGGCAAAACGGGCGTAGTCGGCGTACTGAAGCGCGGTAACGGATTGCGGTCGATCGGACTGCGCGCCGATATGGATGCGCTACCGATTCAGGAGCTGAACAGCTTCGACCATCGCTCGCAGAACGACGGCAAAATGCACGCGTGCGGTCATGACGGACATACCGCGATGCTGCTCGGCGCGGCGCGGCATCTGGTCAAGCATGGCGAATTTGACGGCACGATCGTGTTCATCTTCCAACCGGCAGAGGAAGGCGGTGCCGGCGCACAGGCTATGATCGACGACGGCCTGTTCACGAAGTTTCCAGTCGATGCGGTTTTCGGAATCCACAACTGGCCGGGCAT includes the following:
- a CDS encoding molybdopterin-containing oxidoreductase family protein, encoding MNAPTEFARAVCPHDCPDTCAMRVTVEGGRAIKVVGDPDHPPTQGALCTKVSRYAERVHHPHRLTTPMKRVGRKGEGRFEPISWDEALELAAARLSEIANRAPEAIVPYSYAGTMGLVQGDSIAQRFFHKLGASQLDRTICAAAGAAGLKYTYGASLGMLTEFFAESEVILIWGSNPIASNLHFWTRAQEAKRRGARLIAIDPYRSLTAEKCHQHIALRPGTDGALALGMINVLIAENLLDHAYIAAHTLGFDELKARAFSYPPSRVAQICGVDEQAIVDLARLYGGTKKAAIRMNYGLQRVRGGGNAVRAIACLPSLTGAWRERAGGVLLSSGGWAPVDSHALQRPDLMPGWPTRTSRVINMNAIGDALLHPGDVAFGPKVEAIIVYNSNPVAVAPDSERVAAGFAREDLFTIVLEHFQTDTADYADLLLPATTQLEHLDVHKSYGHTHVMVNLPAIAPVGDARPNTEIFRGLARHMGLQEPALYESDDAIAQSAFRWNDKTLKGVNWDSLKKTGWAALNLPDAPFAEGGFRTPSGKCEFFSERLAQQGLDPLPDYLPPYESEDGAPELAARYPLAMISPPARNFLNSTFVNIESLRSTEGEPHLDIHPADAQQRNIANGDQVRIFNDRGAMQARARVTDKTRKGLVVGLSIWWKKLAPDGRNANQVTSQALTDLGGSATFYDCLVEVERA